A stretch of DNA from Penaeus chinensis breed Huanghai No. 1 chromosome 1, ASM1920278v2, whole genome shotgun sequence:
GAACATTGTATGTGGAACTGCCTTCGGTCATTTGGTTTGTCGCAAAATCGATGTTTTTCCCGGCGAACGAGATCGTGTTGGGGTTCGAGGGCGTGGGACGGGCGCCGGTCAGCACCGGCGATCCCTCTGCCCCCAAATCAGCATTGGCGTTGTGCTGACCCACCTGGTTGATCCTGACGGGGACCGCGTTACTCTGATCCTGCATTCCTCCGCCGTTCTGATTGaggtcgttgttgttattgttattgtcgttgttattgttatcattgttatcgttgttattgttattgttgttgttgctaatggcGTTCAGGATGTTGGTGACCGTGACGCTGATCGATACCATCATGCTGAGGAACCCGAACACGGAGAATTTCCCTCCTGAAGGTGGCGCGGGAGGGCAGTACTCCTCGCTCACAGGATTTGCGTAAGAGTCCAGCGCCATGTACTCGTAGGCGCGACCTCCAACCTGCGCCATTGAGCCCAAGGGAGGACGTCGGGGAAGCGAGCGGTGGTCGGCCCTGACGAAGCAGCACGACCACGACAGGAGGACAAGAACTGCAGTTCTCTCCGTCAGTGCAATATGGCTACGCATTGCAAAGATGCCGTGTTTTATGCTATAGAATGCTATTGTATGCAACACTAGCAGGAGGAGGACTGGACGATGCCTAAAGTAAGGAAGTGTTCAAGATCTGAATGTGGGAACGAGTCGCGGCGATAGTCTCAAGTAACGGCTCACGCGGCCGCCACCCACCACGAGGAGGAAGCGACTGACGGAACACACAGCGCGCCAATGTTCTGTCGCGACCCCGTTGCGTGACGTCAGGATTTGCGTGGATTTGGATATGgaatcttagtgtgtgtgtgtgtgcttatgtacatatatatatatatatatatatatatacacacgtgtgcgtgtgtgtgttagtgtatgtttgtgttatatatatatatatatatatatatctatatatatatatatatatatatatatatatacacacgcgtgtgtgtgtgtgtttgtgtatgtgtgtgtgtgtgtgtgtgtgtgtgtgtgtgtgtgtgtgtgtgtgtgtgtgtgtgtgggtgcgtgtgtgtgtgtgtgtgtgtatacatatactgtatatatacatatatacatgtgtgtatatatgtgtgtgtgtgtgtgtgtatgtgtgtgtgtgtgtgtgtgtgtgtgtgtgtgtgtgtgtgtatttacacacacacacacacatatatatatttatatatatataaatatatatatatatatatatatatatatatatatatatatatatatatatatatatacacgtacacataaacacgtatatttatatgtatatatatacttatttatttatatgtatacacacacttataaatacagacatacatgagtgtgtgcgtgtatatgtatgtatgtatgtatgtatatatgtatatataaatacacatatgtatgtatgtacatacatacatatttacatgtttatgtatatgtatacataaatatctattcataaatatatatgtacgtgtatatgtatatatgttcacatacacacacacacacacacacacacacacacacacacacatatatatatatatatatatatatatatatatatatgtatgtatatatcaatctatatatatatgtataaatatatatatatatatatatatatatatatacacacacacgcacacacacacacacacacacacacacacacacacacacacacactcacacacacacacacacacacacacacacacacacacacatacaaagaaggtcattacagccatcatatgacctagtcttgagtatggtggagtggtatggagtccacattTAAAAAGGATATAAATAGACTAGAAAGAGGTcgaagagcagccacaagatggacaCCTACTCTACGAGacatgagctacgaagaaaggttgcagaaaataggtcttactacctttgaagaaagaagaaaaagatgtgatatgataatgatgttcatctatattacaggaaggatgaagttagaaaaagatgactttataattttcaacacaagaaggacgagagaacaCAGCAATTTTAAAAGTTATAggataatttaaatatagtagACAGGATCACCTGACCCTAGCTCTTCTTACAACTAGGCAAGAGCAACTAGATCAGAACAACTAgttaagaattttaaaaataaaagaataccaGAACATGATAAAAAATCATAGTTTATCCTAGTATTACGTTTTCTGTTATTTCATAGTTGCGAGTAAGAAAATGTGTTATCTGGGTAAACTATATTATTTGGATTGTACCATAACTTCTTTCCCTCCCAAACCTAGAACTAAAAACTTTGACCTTGAGTACCCTAAAATAACAAACCGTAAACAAACTCAGAAATGAATTGTTTGTATTGCCAAAAATATCTGCTTTTAGGCCTTACTGCAATGGACGCTattctaaatatgtatattatcgcTTTTACAGTTGCGATgctatttattttctaaataattttgatatggccatatatagtatacataatctTGAATCGATTAAGGAAATTGTCACACGAGTTCAAGTAACGTATATTTCAAAGAAAGCACGGGCTGCATTGGTCTCTTTCTGCTGTTACTGTAGGTATAACTTTTCTTTATGTTATAGACGGTTTGAAGGCTTGTGGTTATATTACTAGTTCTttcatgagcgagagagagaaagggagatagagagagagagagagaaagggagatagatagatagatagatagatagatagagagagagagagagagagagagagagagagagagagagagagagagagagagagagagagagagagagagagagagagagagagagagagagagagagagagagagagagagagagagagagggggggggaggagagggagagggagagggagagggagagggagagggagagggagagggagagggagagagagagatagcgagagagagagagagagagagagagagagagagagagagagagagagagagagagagagagagagagagagaaagagagagagagagagagagagagagagagagagagagagagagagagagagagagagagagagagagcgagagagagcgagagagagagagagagagagagagagagagagagagagagagagggggagagggagaaggagagggagagggagagggagagggagagggagagggagagagagagagagagagagagagagagagagagagagagagagagagagagagagagagagagagagagagagagagagagagagagagagagggagagggagagggagagggagagggagagagggagagagagagagagagagagagagagagagagagagagagagagagagagagagagagagagagagagagagagagagagagagagagggagagggagagggagagggagaaggggggaggagagagagagagagagagagagagagagagagagagagagagagaaagagagagagagagagagagagagagagagagagagagagagagagagagagagagagagagagagagagaagagagagagagagagagagagagagagagagagagagagagagaagagggggtgaggggggaagagagagagaaagataattatttgaaaaagaaaaattgtatatatgaatatatatatatatatatatgtatatatatacatatacatatacatatcacacacacacacacacacacacacacacacacacacaacatatatatatatatatatatatatatatatatatacatatatatatatgtgtgtgtgtgtgtgtgtgtgtgtgtgtgatatgtatatgtatatgtatatgtatatatatatatatatatatatatataatttttttttcaaattattatctTGACTATATTTAGATTTCCTCCTATCCTTGTCGacaatggatggtaaccccggccattccttgcacacagggataatttaaaagcaaaatgaaacagacagcatgtcacatctagaatatccattgtatcaaatggaatcaaactaaattattattatcatcaatatcattattaatattattatcattattattattattattattattattattattatcattttacagaCGAATGAGCTTTTGTAGGAATTAATGATGtacatcatgattgttatttaaTCAATAACAAATGTCTTGTTTTGGCTACTCATTATCTGATAATTTATAGTTCTAGATTTCTTCACCAAAGCGCAGTTATTTTTGCGTCATATTCTATGTAACTTTATCCCTTTCTTATACATATCTCTTAATACTTATTAAATATACCTTGAAAGAG
This window harbors:
- the LOC125031094 gene encoding M-phase inducer phosphatase-like → MRSHIALTERTAVLVLLSWSCCFVRADHRSLPRRPPLGSMAQVGGRAYEYMALDSYANPVSEEYCPPAPPSGGKFSVFGFLSMMVSISVTVTNILNAISNNNNNNNNDNNDNNNNDNNNNNNDLNQNGGGMQDQSNAVPVRINQVGQHNANADLGAEGSPVLTGARPTPSNPNTISFAGKNIDFATNQMTEGSSTYNVLTRINNHSVFGFSPSSIETRNRMDRNSQPHFSHRRPKSALNEASCSCRGARDTVEGIAGAWWEGCLARVACDEGDDDDGRLGFDLLASRVTKLMTRVFSRRLLNEGRSVRTSSPPLPCSSLPCLPLALLRHFLQ